The segment ACGCTCGCCTTGAGTCCCCTTCGGGGTCGACATGCCGCCGGGTCCACCGCCTGGAGGTCCGCCTCGTCCGCCGCCTGGAGGTCCAAATCCGGGAGGGCCGCCGAACGGTGGAAAGCCACCACCGGGAGGTCCGCCTCCGGGAGGGCCATCAAATCCTGGGCCGCCTGGTTGGCCTTGTCCTTCACCCGGTGGTCCGCGTCGTCCACCGCGCTGGCCACGATTTCCCGCCGCAGGCTCATTTGACTTCAGAAACTTTCGCGCTTTCGCACGTTCCCGTTTGTCCAGCACACCGTTTTCGTCGGCGTCGAACTGATCCATCAGCTCAACTTTCTCTTCGTTCGGTCCGCCCGGAGGCCCACCGCCCGGCGGTCCCTGAGCAGCGACTGGAGTCGTTACGACTGCCAGCCAGGAAAATGCGACCAGCAGGAACAAAGCATTTGGGATCGTCTGTTTTGCAAGATTAAAATTCATTCGAGGTGCCAAGGCGTTGCCATGCATCCATGGGGTTTTGTTTGATGAAACGACTCACGATTGCCATCCTGTATTTTCTGCGGGGCTGTTTGACTAACACTCGTTTCCCCGAAACGTTCTGAAGCGGTTAAGGACTAATTGAATTTCGGGCTTGCCCGTCCACTAGAAAATTGGAGATTGCCCGGAATAGGCGAATTTCGGGACACTGCGATCGGTGGAGGAAATGTTCGAAACCCGAATGGCCAGAGCACCCGACTTGCCGATCGCGATCTGGCATTTGCTCGACTCGACGCTCGACAAAGCGACAGGTCTTCCCGTTACAATGTGTTCACCGCGACCAGATGGCTGTTGACGTTCACAGCCGCAGGTTTTCGTCCGGGTACAGGAGCACTCCATGCGTTTTATTGTGATACTGCTGATCGGTTTTCTTGCATCGCCGCTTGTTGCGCAGGACCGTATTACGGGCCAGCCATTTGCGACGCGCAGCGAAGTCATCGCACGCACTGGAATGGCGGCGACCAGTCAGCCGTTGGCCACGCAAGTCGCGCTCGACATCCTGAAGTCCGGTGGCAACGCAATTGATGCCGCGATCGCTGCCAACGCCACGCTGGGCTTGATGGAGCCGACGGGCAACGGGATGGGCGGCGACCTGTTCGCGATCGTGTGGATCGAGGAAGACCAAAAGCTCTACGGGCTCAACGCCAGCGGACGATCGCCGAAAAGTTTGACCCTGGAAAAGCTGCGGGAAGAGATTGGTGATCGCGACTCGATTCCGGCGCTAGGTCCGCTTCCTGTTTCCGTTCCCGGTTGCGTCGACGGATGGTTTGAGTTGCACAAAAAGTTCGGCCAGCTTCCGATGGCAGACAATCTCGCGCCGGCGATTCGCTACGCCAAAGAAGGCTTTCCCGTTTCGGAGTTGATCGCCTATTACTGGGGACGAAGTGCGTTCCTGAAACGATACCCGGGTTTCGAGGCCACTTTTTTGCGGGACGGAAAGGCGCCGGCCAAAGGCGAGATCTTTCGCAATCCGATGCTGGCCTCGACTCTGGAGAAACTTGCAGAGAAAGGCCGTGACGAATTCTATCAGGGCTCAATCGCCAAAACGATTGATGCTTTTATGAAACAGCATGGCGGATATTTGTCCTACGAAGATTTGGCGGCACATAAAAGCGAATGGGTTGAGCCTGTTGCGACGAACTACCGTGGCTACGACGTCTGGGAATTGCCTCCCAACGGTCAGGGGATCGCGGCATTGCAAATGTTGAACATTCTCGAAGCGTTTGACTTTTCGGAAATCGGATATGGCAGCACCGAGCACGTGCACAACTTTGTTGAAGCCAAGAAGCTTGCGTTTGAAGATCGCGCTCGACTGTATGCCGACATGGATTTTTACTCCACGCCGGTGGAACGTCTGATTTCGAAAGATTACGCCGCCGAGCGTCGCAAACTGATCAGGAAATCAGCAGCATCACGCTACGACGTCGGCATCACTCAGGGAGACACAATCTATTTAACGGTCGCTGACAAGGATCGAAACATGGTCTCTCTGATTCAAAGCAACTATCGCGGAATGGGTTCGGGGATGTGCCCCGACGGGTTGGGTTTTTGCTTGCAGGATCGTGGCGAGCTATTCGATCTGACGCCTGGCCGACCGAATTCCTATGCTCCGGGTAAACGACCTTTCCACACCATCATCCCGGCCTTCGTCACCAAAGACGGAAAACCGTTTCTGAGTTTCGGCGTCATGGGCGGCGCAACGCAGCCTCAGGGGCACGTTCAAATTGTGATGAACATGGTCGACTTTGGGATGAACGTTCAGGAAGCCGGGGACGCGCCGCGGATCCTGCACACTGGCTCCTCGCAGCCGACAGGTGAGAAAATGAGAGACGGAGGAACGGTCTCGCTCGAGTCTGGATTTGAACGCAGTGTCCGCCGTGAGTTGGTCAAGCGAAGGCATCGGTTGACGCAGAATGTCGGCTCTTTTGGCGGCTATCAGGGAATTCAGTACGACGCGGAGAACGACGTTTTTCTTGGTGCGTCGGAATCTCGCAAGGACGGACAGGCCGCGGGATACTGATTCGTGATCGATGTGCCCGAATGCGAGTTGGTGTTATAGATAAGTCAAAATCCACTACTGTGAATTGACGAACACCAGTGATGAGTCGGCTTTTGCTTGCAGAATGTAGTTGCGATGCATAAAGGCTGTGTGAAGTTCGGCGATTGGTGCTAAAATCGTCACCCCTTCCATGCGGTTCAGGTCCCTCCACTGAATACCGGGCCCCAGGATCATCCCCAAATGGGTTTTCCCAGATGATTGATATTTCAATAATTGCGCGCGACCAAAATTTACCTCCAGAGAAAGTTCAGCGGACGATCGAACTGCTGGACGATGGAAACACAATCCCGTTTATCACCCGTTTTCGCAAAGACGAAACGGGCGGGTTGAACGAGGAGCAGATTCTGTCGATCAAGCAGCAGACGACGTCGCTCCGCGCCCTCGCGGAACGCAAAGCTTTCGTGCTCAAGTCGATTGAGTCCCAGGGTAAGCTGACGGACAAGCTGAAAATCGCGATCGACAAAGCCAGCACCAGCCGCGCGTTGGAAGATGCCTACCTGCCGTTCAAGCCGCGAAAGAAGTCGCGTGCGCAGGAAGCGCGCCAGCAAGGACTCGGTCCACTGGCCGAAGACATTTTTAACGGGACGGCTCCCGAAGTTGATCTGGCGACCAAGGCGACGGAATACGTTCGCGTCGACAAAGGGCTGACTTCGGTCGACGATGTGATTCGCGGAGTTAGCGATCTGTTGGCGGAGCGTTTTGCGGACGACATCGAGTTGCGTCAGGAACTGCGGAAGGTGGTCAACGAGACCGGGAAGCTGACGGCTCTTTCGACGGCGCGGGACGAGCCGGAAGCTGGCAAGCAGAAGTCTGGCAACGAAGAAAAAGTTGAGACCAAGAGTGTCGCGATGCCTTCGTCTGAACAGGCTGGGCAGGCAGCGACGAAGACAGAAGAGACTGCGTCGGAGCCTGTGTCAGCTTCTGAACCGGTGGCGTCTGAAGAAACCGTTAAGTCGCTTCAGCCTGCGGATTCTTCTTCAACTGAGGCCGATGGGGACAAAACAGAATCGGATGCGACGATCGCGGCAGTCGCTGAATCGAAGCCCGACGTCGAACCGGCATCGGATGCAAAAGCTGGTACAGAATCCGAGGCCAAGCCCGAGGCCGAAGTTAAACCTGAGACTGAAGTTGTGGCCGATGCCAAGGCGAAAACGCCGGTTGCGGCTGCTCCTGCGAAATCAAAGACCAAAAAGAAAAAGAAGAAAAAACGGCCGGTTGATGATCCGTACAAGGACTATCACAACTTCAAGCAGCCACTGAAAAAGTTTCCGCATCACCGGGTGTTGTCGATCAATCGCGGCGAGCGTGCGAAAAAGCTGAAAGTCAAAATCGAATGTGATGAGAATCGCGTCTTCGAACTTGCGACCAAAAAACTGGTCCCCGAAGATCATCCGTTCGCTGATCATATGAAGACTTGCGTCAAAGACGCTTTGACTCGACTGGTGCTGCCGTCTCTGGAACGCGAAATTCG is part of the Mariniblastus fucicola genome and harbors:
- the ggt gene encoding gamma-glutamyltransferase, coding for MRFIVILLIGFLASPLVAQDRITGQPFATRSEVIARTGMAATSQPLATQVALDILKSGGNAIDAAIAANATLGLMEPTGNGMGGDLFAIVWIEEDQKLYGLNASGRSPKSLTLEKLREEIGDRDSIPALGPLPVSVPGCVDGWFELHKKFGQLPMADNLAPAIRYAKEGFPVSELIAYYWGRSAFLKRYPGFEATFLRDGKAPAKGEIFRNPMLASTLEKLAEKGRDEFYQGSIAKTIDAFMKQHGGYLSYEDLAAHKSEWVEPVATNYRGYDVWELPPNGQGIAALQMLNILEAFDFSEIGYGSTEHVHNFVEAKKLAFEDRARLYADMDFYSTPVERLISKDYAAERRKLIRKSAASRYDVGITQGDTIYLTVADKDRNMVSLIQSNYRGMGSGMCPDGLGFCLQDRGELFDLTPGRPNSYAPGKRPFHTIIPAFVTKDGKPFLSFGVMGGATQPQGHVQIVMNMVDFGMNVQEAGDAPRILHTGSSQPTGEKMRDGGTVSLESGFERSVRRELVKRRHRLTQNVGSFGGYQGIQYDAENDVFLGASESRKDGQAAGY